In one Trichosurus vulpecula isolate mTriVul1 chromosome 8, mTriVul1.pri, whole genome shotgun sequence genomic region, the following are encoded:
- the LOC118829511 gene encoding growth arrest-specific protein 1-like — protein sequence MRPARGRRDSGRGPVLPLLLLLLLLPSLRADAAGPAPVEPCWEALLRCQGEPACGSAYSQSQAACEPVLGGAGGCPSHCVGALLQLNGTERGPALERCECGADARCRRLKAALEPCLPRPARGGLGCTAARRRCQAEPACRDTLASYLARCGQLFNGRRCTAACRAAIGALLATAGGPLLERCVCDGAERPFCQVLKDNMGRLCFGPAAAVAAAEAEDDDYEDEEETSPPPPHGPSETLWGRSRAEPLRPGLGQEQGLSGGALALGLLGLVLWLLSEL from the coding sequence ATGAGGCCGGCGCGGGGCCGGAGGGACAGCGGCCGCGGGCCAGTGCTCccgctcctgctcctgctcctgctcttgCCGTCGCTGCGGGCCGACGCGGCCGGTCCGGCGCCGGTGGAACCGTGCTGGGAGGCGTTGCTGCGCTGCCAGGGGGAGCCGGCGTGCGGCTCGGCCTACAGCCAGAGCCAGGCGGCTTGCGAGCCGGTGCTGGGGGGCGCGGGTGGCTGCCCCAGCCACTGCGTGGGCGCCCTGCTGCAGCTCAACGGCACGGAGCGCGGGCCGGCCCTGGAGCGCTGCGAGTGCGGGGCCGACGCGCGCTGCCGCCGTCTCAAGGCGGCCCTCGAGCCGTGCCTGCCGCGGCCCGCGCGCGGGGGCCTGGGCTGCACGGCGGCCCGACGCCGCTGCCAGGCCGAGCCCGCCTGCCGGGACACGCTGGCCTCCTACCTGGCCCGCTGCGGGCAGCTATTTAACGGGCGCCGCTGCACGGCCGCGTGCCGTGCGGCCATCGGGGCGCTGTTGGCCACCGCCGGGGGCCCGCTGCTGGAGCGCTGCGTGTGCGACGGCGCTGAGCGGCCCTTCTGCCAGGTGCTCAAGGACAATATGGGCCGCCTGTGCTTTGGCCCCGCCGCCGCTGTAGCTGCGGCGGAGGCCGAGGACGATGACTATGAGGACGAGGAGGAGACGTCGCCGCCCCCTCCCCACGGCCCCAGCGAGACTCTGTGGGGCCGTTCCCGAGCCGAGCCGCTCCGGCCAGGGCTGGGGCAGGAGCAGGGGCTTTCAGGGGGCGCCCTGGCCCTGGGCCTCCTGGGGCTGGTGCTCTGGCTCCTCTCCGAACTCTAG